Proteins encoded within one genomic window of Flavobacterium sp. NG2:
- a CDS encoding glycosyltransferase family 2 protein, with the protein MEKKSSRIPEASNTIKLTIITINYNNNIGLIKTIESVINQTWTDFEFIIIDGGSTDESLATIRKYEKHINYWVSEKDRGVYDALNKGIQLARGTYVNFMNSGDFFFNNTILEEIHHKFKESIGILYGDSFYFNQEGYDRVEKTPSQLSFSHFFNSGINHQASFIKRELFFKYFMYNIEYKICSDWEFFIYVLCKKNETYEHLQKTICYYDFSGISAVSENLHLYYQERELIMKKHFPLFYDDFVSYNTLVDRRIKKVFRISKNKILWRILKFWISIFLLVLPKNRVSI; encoded by the coding sequence ATGGAGAAGAAAAGTTCCCGTATACCAGAAGCTAGTAATACAATTAAGCTTACTATAATTACAATTAATTATAATAATAATATAGGATTGATTAAAACCATTGAAAGCGTTATTAATCAGACTTGGACTGACTTTGAATTTATTATTATAGATGGAGGAAGTACGGATGAAAGCTTGGCGACTATTCGAAAGTATGAAAAACACATCAATTACTGGGTTTCTGAAAAAGACAGAGGTGTCTATGATGCATTAAATAAAGGAATTCAATTGGCTAGGGGGACTTATGTTAATTTTATGAACAGTGGAGATTTCTTTTTTAATAATACTATATTGGAAGAAATTCATCATAAATTTAAGGAATCTATAGGTATTTTGTATGGTGATTCATTTTATTTCAATCAAGAAGGGTATGATAGGGTAGAAAAAACACCTTCACAATTATCATTCTCCCATTTTTTTAATTCAGGAATTAATCATCAAGCAAGTTTTATAAAAAGAGAATTATTTTTTAAGTATTTTATGTATAACATAGAATACAAAATATGTTCAGATTGGGAGTTTTTCATTTATGTTTTATGTAAGAAAAATGAAACTTATGAGCATCTGCAAAAAACAATTTGCTATTATGATTTCTCAGGGATTTCTGCCGTATCTGAAAATTTACATTTGTACTACCAAGAACGAGAATTAATAATGAAAAAGCATTTTCCGCTTTTTTATGATGATTTTGTGTCGTATAATACATTGGTAGATAGAAGGATTAAGAAGGTGTTTAGGATAAGTAAAAATAAGATACTTTGGCGCATTTTAAAATTTTGGATATCTATTTTCCTTCTTGTATTGCCAAAAAATAGAGTATCTATATAG
- a CDS encoding glycosyltransferase family 2 protein encodes MSHKVSVITINYNNKVGLEKTIQSVINQTWLGFEYIIIDGASTDGSKKLIERYSDKINYWVSEPDTGVYNAMNKAIKVANGDFVIFMNSGDTFYENSILEKVNPLLTDQYDIYYGDNYKVKPSSKRKKNYPEKLSFAFFYSSCINHQSTFIRRKMFYDYFLYNEEYRIVSDWEFFIYTICVENRPYKYLQMTISNYDFTGISSLDKYRHIAKQEKVAVFDKYFPMFIEDFDKVSDIKSKRIQQVLYIKNFKTPWKVFKGIINFLALFSSKKG; translated from the coding sequence ATGAGTCATAAAGTTTCGGTAATTACCATAAATTATAATAACAAAGTAGGTTTAGAGAAAACTATTCAAAGTGTTATAAATCAAACTTGGTTAGGTTTTGAATATATTATTATTGACGGAGCCAGTACTGATGGGAGTAAAAAGTTGATTGAGCGATATTCAGATAAAATAAATTACTGGGTTTCAGAGCCTGATACAGGAGTGTATAATGCCATGAATAAAGCAATTAAGGTAGCAAATGGCGATTTTGTTATTTTTATGAATAGTGGAGATACTTTTTATGAAAATAGTATCCTAGAAAAAGTAAATCCTTTATTAACTGATCAATATGATATTTATTATGGTGATAATTATAAAGTAAAGCCAAGTTCAAAGCGAAAAAAAAACTATCCTGAAAAATTGTCGTTTGCTTTCTTTTATTCTAGTTGTATCAATCATCAGTCAACATTCATCAGAAGGAAAATGTTTTATGATTACTTTTTATATAATGAAGAATATAGAATTGTATCTGATTGGGAGTTTTTTATTTATACTATATGTGTAGAAAATAGACCTTATAAATATTTGCAAATGACTATTAGTAATTATGATTTTACAGGTATTTCATCTTTGGATAAATACAGGCATATTGCAAAACAAGAAAAAGTAGCTGTTTTTGATAAATATTTTCCAATGTTTATTGAGGATTTTGATAAAGTAAGTGATATCAAATCAAAAAGAATACAACAGGTTTTATACATTAAAAACTTTAAAACTCCATGGAAAGTTTTCAAAGGGATTA